A genomic segment from Fusarium keratoplasticum isolate Fu6.1 chromosome 10, whole genome shotgun sequence encodes:
- a CDS encoding Thioesterase domain-containing protein produces the protein MDSNPELIQPEDWLSPGASGHSIPAILMHDGGGTTFAYHCLNSLSRPVYGIHNPNFRSGEPFEGGLSDLARLYCGFVKEAVKSPEFPKRRNAEGKVKVILGGWSFGGHLSLEMAKQLEQDGSGVQVIGILMVDTIFPVARSKAAKITKDDSKEEGKSKNQILADRAMADARRMITDWTPPVWEAGQRPRIMLVRAKETVPMDGDGVSLVDLSREERNLGWDAYEKDMFADIIDVEGHHFNLFSFENIEGITKAMKEGLVKLELAALGA, from the coding sequence ATGGACTCAAACCCAGAGCTCATCCAGCCAGAGGACTGGCTTAGTCCCGGCGCCAGCGGCCATTCCATCCCAGCCATCCTCATGCACGATGGCGGCGGCACAACCTTTGCCTACCACTGCCTAAACTCACTATCCCGACCCGTGTACGGCATCCACAACCCCAACTTTCGCAGCGGAGAGCCCTTTGAGGGTGGCCTCTCTGACCTGGCTCGTCTGTACTGCGGTTTCGTCAAGGAAGCCGTCAAGAGCCCCGAGTTTCCCAAGCGACGTAACGCAGAGGGAAAAGTAAAAGTCATCCTTGGTGGGTGGAGCTTTGGAGGACACTTGAGTCTTGAGATGGCGAAGCAGCTTGAGCAAGACGGCAGCGGAGTCCAAGTCATTGGGATCCTCATGGTTGACACTATCTTCCCCGTCGCGCGGtccaaggccgccaagatcaccaaAGATGATTCCAAGGAAGAGGGCAAGTCAAAGAACCAGATCTTGGCCGACCGCGCCATGGCCGATGCCCGGCGGATGATCACCGACTGGACCCCTCCCGTCTGGGAGGCCGGACAGCGGCCACGCATCATGCTGGTCCGGGCTAAGGAGACGGTGCCGATGGACGGAGATGGGGTCAGCCTCGTGGATCTGAGCCGTGAGGAGCGGAACCTCGGGTGGGACGCCTACGAGAAGGACATGTTTGCGGATATTATTGATGTGGAGGGACATCACTTTAACCTGTTTTCTTTTGAGAACATTGAAGGGATTACAAAGGCAATGAAGGAGGGCTTGGTTAAGCTAGAACTGGCTGCTTTGGGAGCGTGA